From the genome of Streptomyces sp. NBC_01304:
CGCCCGTCGCCCGACCACCGCCCCTCATCGAGGCGCTTCGCACCGCCCCTGCCCATCGCGCCCGCAGCGGGTCGGCGATCGATTCGCCGACGGTGCGGCGCGGGTTGAGCGAGGAGACCGGGTCCTGGAAGACCATCTGCAGCTGCCCGGCGAGCGGCCGTGCGGCCCTCCTCCCCGTGCTGCCGGCGATCTCCGCACCCCCGTAACGGAGTTCGCCCGCACTCGGCTCCAGGAGCCCCACCAGCATCCGTCCCAGCGTGGTCTTCCCGCTGCCGCTCTCGCCGACGATCCCGAGCGTTTCGCCGCGCCGCACTTCGAGGGACACCCCGTCGACGGCGGTGAAGGCCTGCTTTCCGCGCCCGAAGACGCGGCGCAACTCGGTTGCCCGCACGATCACTTCGGCCCTCTCGGCACCGCCCTCGGCCGTACGGGCGAGGGGCGTGGGCAGGCGGTCGTCCGCGGCCGGGTCACGTACCGCGTCCCGTGCCGCGTCCACCCGAGGCACCGCGGCGAGCAGCTGCTTCGTGTACGTCGCCTTCGGTGCGCCGAGCACCTTCGCCACGGCCCCGTGTTCCACGGCCCGCCCGTGCCGCATGACCAGGACCTCGTCGACGCTCTCGGCGGCCACACCCACGTCATGGGTGACCAGGAGCAGCCCCATCCCCGTCTCCCGCCGCAGCTCGTGCAGCAGGTCGAGGATCTGGGCCTGCACCGTCACATCGAGCGCCGTCGTCGGCTCGTCGGCGACCAGGAGGCGGGGCTCGCAGGCCAGGGCCATGGCGATCAGGGCGCGCTGGCGCATGCCGCCGGAGAACTCGTGCGGCCTCGATCTGGCCCGGCGGGCGGCGTCCGCGATGCCGACCCGGTCCAGGACTTCGACGGCACGCGCGCGTGCCGCCCGGCGCGAGACCCGGTTGTGCACGCGGTAGACCTCGGCGATCTGGTCGCCCACCGCGTAGTACGGGTCGAGCGAGGAGAGCGGGTCCTGGAACACCATCGCCGCCTCGGCCCCGCGCAGCCTGCGCAGTTCCGCGTCCCCGGCCGCCGTCACGTCGACGCCCGCGACCCGCACCGTCCCGCTCACCCGGGCGCCGGTCCCCCGGTGCAGCCCGAGCAAGGCCCCCGCCACGGTGGACTTGCCGGACCCGGACTCGCCGACGACCCCGAGCGCGGCGCCGGGCGCCAGCGCGAAGGAGAGGCCGTCGACGGCGCGTACTCCCCCGGACTCCACGGACCCGAACTCCACCGACAGATCGGTCACTTCGATGAGAGGAGCCACGGAGTCGGCAGTAACTGCGGCAGTAACTACAGGGCTCACTTGAGCACCACCCGTCGATCGGCCACCGCGTACAGCAGATCCGCGACGACATTGGCGAGAACCACGAAGAAGCCGGTCACCAGGACCATCCCGACGACCACCGGCAGATCGACGACGTTCACGGCGTGCACCAGTTCACGCCCCATCCCGGGCAGCCCGAACAGCGTCTCGGTCAGGACCGCCCCGCCGAACATCGTCCCGAAGTCATTGGCGCTGAGCGCGATCACCGGCGCGACCGCCCCGCGCAGGGCGTGCCGCCCGATGATCGAGCGCTCGCTGACGCCGTACGCACGGAAGGTGCGCACATGGTCCTCGGCAAGGGTCTCCAGCAT
Proteins encoded in this window:
- a CDS encoding ABC transporter ATP-binding protein gives rise to the protein MAPLIEVTDLSVEFGSVESGGVRAVDGLSFALAPGAALGVVGESGSGKSTVAGALLGLHRGTGARVSGTVRVAGVDVTAAGDAELRRLRGAEAAMVFQDPLSSLDPYYAVGDQIAEVYRVHNRVSRRAARARAVEVLDRVGIADAARRARSRPHEFSGGMRQRALIAMALACEPRLLVADEPTTALDVTVQAQILDLLHELRRETGMGLLLVTHDVGVAAESVDEVLVMRHGRAVEHGAVAKVLGAPKATYTKQLLAAVPRVDAARDAVRDPAADDRLPTPLARTAEGGAERAEVIVRATELRRVFGRGKQAFTAVDGVSLEVRRGETLGIVGESGSGKTTLGRMLVGLLEPSAGELRYGGAEIAGSTGRRAARPLAGQLQMVFQDPVSSLNPRRTVGESIADPLRARWAGAVRSASMRGGGRATGGRDGDAIRGRVHELLERVGLEAAHYDRYPHEFSGGQRQRVGIARALAPEPRLIVCDEPVSALDVTTQAQVTDLLRELQHELGLALVFVAHDLAVVRQVSHRVAVMREGRVVEEGTVDEVYGAPQDAYTRQLLAAVPALDPAVAAGRRSVRKELARKAAEAARKELAAA